Proteins from a single region of Gossypium arboreum isolate Shixiya-1 chromosome 1, ASM2569848v2, whole genome shotgun sequence:
- the LOC108481384 gene encoding transcription factor MYB97, whose protein sequence is MMMMGGNNQITTQNEGGGSNNGGGEGGIMLKKGPWTAAEDAVLADYVRTHGEGNWNAVQKNTGLARCGKSCRLRWANHLRPNLKKGAFSPEEERIIVELHAKMGNKWARMATQLPGRTDNEIKNYWNTRVKRRQRQGLPLYPPEIQPLYSQHQRNQHRSLPSTPLASPTATSTSSFSFQTPPNPSSSTTLHGSILTPAHPLHIPRSASSHVLYNPQTPPPLHSASAVSTPCPSPLPSSSPSTPTPVSPLQSPHKPAFSTLPLFDSSTSNTCNNNINANNAINNNTFPSDFFFPRATPPLQTPMRYKRFRPDVSESINNERHNNSISVNGGCNSTSSSFMSQYPPFQKTSFFNSHATLNVTTSTPLTSPHYSPSYTLDPVTLDLASSSRILADHQNFDNGQFISTPGFDYTPKTDELPSNQFVSLDGTSEVTFDTKGNCNYISNDQNNHHQDLSIHFGGGGLLDDMLEEAQLLAGDNDILRRESCLDGFNTSSDGLTSGKEETVTDQEINATQEEYSRLLNAIPSSMPMPDWYNNCGK, encoded by the exons atgatgatgatgggAGGAAACAACCAGATCACTACACAAAACGAAGGTGGTGGTTCCAACAACGGTGGCGGAGAAGGGGGTATAATGTTGAAAAAGGGGCCGTGGACGGCTGCGGAAGATGCAGTGTTGGCGGATTACGTGAGGACTCATGGTGAAGGGAACTGGAATGCAGTACAAAAGAATACAGGATTGGCACGTTGTGGGAAGAGTTGTAGGCTAAGATGGGCTAACCATTTAAGACCTAACTTGAAAAAAGGTGCCTTTTCACCTGAAGAAGAAAGAATTATTGTTGAGTTGCATGCTAAAATGGGTAACAAATGGGCTCGCATGGCAACTCAG CTTCCGGGAAGAACAGATAATGAAATCAAGAACTATTGGAACACAAGAGTGAAGAGAAGGCAACGCCAAGGCCTCCCACTTTACCCTCCTGAAATCCAACCTCTCTATTCCCAACACCAACGAAACCAGCACCGATCACTACCGTCGACACCTCTCGCGTCCCCGACAGCCACGTCAACGTCTTCCTTCTCCTTCCAAACACCGCCAAATCCGTCGTCCTCGACTACTCTCCACGGCTCGATCTTAACACCAGCACACCCTCTCCATATCCCACGTTCAGCATCATCCCACGTTCTGTATAACCCACAAACCCCACCACCTCTTCATAGTGCAAGTGCAGTTTCAACACCATGTCCATCCCCACTTCCAAGTTCTTCCCCTTCAACACCAACCCCTGTGTCTCCACTTCAATCTCCCCATAAGCCTGCATTTTCAACTCTCCCTCTCTTTGATTCTTCAACATCAAATACTTGTAATAATAACATCAACGCTAATAATGCTATTAATAATAATACTTTCCCTTCTGATTTCTTTTTCCCTAGAGCAACCCCTCCTCTTCAGACACCAATGCGTTATAAGCGCTTTAGACCTGATGTAAGTGAAAGTATCAACAATGAAAGACATAATAACAGTATTTCTGTCAATGGCGGCTGTAACAGTACCAGTTCCAGCTTTATGTCACAGTATCCTCCTTTTCAGAAAACATCTTTTTTCAATTCCCATGCTACACTAAATGTTACTACTAGTACGCCATTGACATCCCCACACTACTCCCCTTCATATACTTTGGATCCAGTCACACTTGATCTTGCTTCATCTTCAAGGATCCTCGCTGATCATCAGAATTTCGATAACGGTCAGTTTATATCGACTCCGGGATTCGATTACACGCCGAAAACCGACGAGCTCCCTTCGAACCAATTCGTGTCCTTAGATGGGACTTCAGAAGTTACATTTGATACTAAAGGGAATTGTAACTATATCAGTAATGATCAAAACAACCACCACCAGGATTTGAGTATCCATTTTGGTGGGGGTGGCTTGTTGGATGATATGCTGGAAGAGGCTCAACTGTTGGCCGGCGACAACGACATTCTGCGGCGGGAGAGTTGTTTGGACGGATTCAATACAAGCTCTGATGGTTTAACTTCAG GAAAAGAAGAAACAGTGACAGATCAAGAGATCAATGCAACACAAGAAGAATACTCTCGGCTACTCAATGCAATTCCTTCATCGATGCCAATGCCCGATTGGTACAACAATTGTGGGAAATGA